A portion of the Symphalangus syndactylus isolate Jambi chromosome 13, NHGRI_mSymSyn1-v2.1_pri, whole genome shotgun sequence genome contains these proteins:
- the ASCL4 gene encoding achaete-scute homolog 4 — protein MMETRKPAELLALPYSLRTAPLGVPRTLHGLPRRDPLRVALRLDAACWEWARSGCARRRQYLPLPLDGAFEPAFLRKRNERERQRVRCVNEGYARLRDHLPRELADKRLSKVETLRAAIGYIKHLQELLERQARGPEGAAGAVPQRRAECNSDGESKASSAPSPSSEPEEVGS, from the coding sequence ATGATGGAGACGCGTAAACCGGCGGAACTGCTGGCCTTGCCATACTCGCTGCGCACCGCGCCCCTGGGCGTGCCGAGGACCCTGCACGGACTCCCGCGGAGGGACCCCCTCAGGGTCGCCCTGCGTCTGGACGCCGCGTGCTGGGAGTGGGCACGCAGCGGCTGCGCACGGAGACGGCAGTACCTGCCCCTACCGCTGGACGGCGCCTTCGAGCCCGCCTTCCTCCGCAAGCGCAACGAGCGCGAGCGGCAGCGGGTGCGCTGCGTGAACGAGGGCTATGCGCGCCTCCGAGACCACCTGCCCCGGGAGCTGGCAGACAAGCGCCTCAGCAAAGTGGAGACGCTCCGCGCTGCCATCGGCTACATCAAGCACTTGCAGGAGCTGTTGGAGCGCCAGGCCCGGGGGCCCGAGGGCGCGGCCGGCGCCGTCCCCCAGCGCAGGGCGGAATGCAACAGCGACGGGGAGTCCAAGGCCTCTTCGGCGCCTTCGCCCAGCAGCGAGCCCGAGGAGGTGGGCAGCTAG